In Halichondria panicea chromosome 17, odHalPani1.1, whole genome shotgun sequence, a single window of DNA contains:
- the LOC135350984 gene encoding carbohydrate sulfotransferase 15-like: MAESANETIALANAKEFYQQYSKVIPTEFLSKYSSHCWKMKFNVEIMNGSFYKGQLGKYPFRMEEQKSLQNQIMSLKKLFEGNFSSDVICLPNVFLAGFPKCGSTYGFCFLQSLVHLSTGLQMGASTKVVKEPHYWVRTKETKYVKMPKPTDLAEYVLNYLPGLFKINALKNKKVVLIDGTPNMLFDSPQFHKKQSNTSNYCLLPSAIPELLPKSKYIIIVRNPLKMLYSAFWFSITRMIELPRNVQLIGPGLFHDRIKAKIDLFNDCMRDPDNLEISMPCNLYDDSDYDSCIKKRLHLLDQCVHTITFNLFSKELPTSGRSRVEMGLFYTHIRKLLTVVPRDKVMVLTLEQLAKEPEVIAEQMLKFLGYPSPKSILNEVKLITHTCTKNSQETIPYKHDPQLKMREDTKSMILKFYKPFNSLLADLLHDDRFLWND, translated from the coding sequence ATGGCTGAAAGTGCAAATGAAACCATTGCTTTGGCAAATGCTAAAGAATTCTATCAGCAGTACAGTAAAGTTATTCCGACGGAGTTTTTGTCCAAATATTCAAGTCATTGTTGGAAGATGAAATTCAACGTGGAAATAATGAATGGCTCCTTCTACAAGGGACAATTGGGAAAGTACCCCTTTAGAATGGAAGAGCAGAAATCACTCCAAAACCAAATTATGTCTCTGAAAAAACTCTTTGAAGGAAACTTCTCATCTGATGTCATATGCTTACCCAACGTCTTCTTAGCTGGTTTCCCCAAATGTGGCTCAACATATGGCTTTTGCTTTCTGCAGTCTTTAGTTCATCTCAGCACTGGACTCCAAATGGGAGCTTCTACTAAAGTTGTCAAGGAACCACATTACTGGGTGAGAACGAAAGAAACAAAATATGTAAAAATGCCTAAGCCAACGGATCTGGCTGAGTATGTTCTAAACTATTTACCAGGACTCTTCAAGATTAATGCGCTGAAGAATAAGAAAGTGGTTTTGATTGATGGAACACCCAATATGCTTTTTGACTCACCACAATTTCACAAAAAACAGTCAAACACTTCCAACTACTGCCTTCTACCCTCAGCAATTCCAGAGCTGCTCCCTAAGTccaagtacataattatagtgcggAATCCACTTAAGATGCTCTATTCAGCTTTCTGGTTTTCAATTACCAGAATGATAGAACTACCGAGAAACGTTCAGTTGATAGGACCTGGTCTCTTCCATGACCGAATAAAAGCAAAGATAGATCTCTTCAATGATTGTATGCGGGATCCAGACAATTTGGAGATCAGTATGCCCTGCAATCTTTATGATGATTCTGACTATGACTCTTGCATCAAGAAAAGACTACATTTACTTGACCAGTGTGTACATACGATTACATTCAATCTGTTTTCAAAGGAGCTACCAACAAGTGGTAGAAGTCGAGTGGAAATGGGCCTGTTTTACACGCACATTCGTAAGCTCCTCACTGTTGTGCCCAGGGATAAAGTGATGGTACTTACATTAGAACAATTAGCAAAAGAGCCAGAAGTCATTGCAGAACAGATGCTTAAGTTTCTCGGATATCCATCACCTAAAAGTATTCTCAACGAAGTGAAGTTAATTACACACACTTGTACCAAGAACAGCCAAGAAACAATTCCGTACAAGCACGACCCTCAACTGAAAATGAGAGAAGATACAAAATCAATGATTCTGAAGTTTTACAAGCCATTTAATTCATTATTAGCAGATTTGTTACATGACGACAGGTTTTTATGGAATGATTAA